In Bradyrhizobium guangxiense, the following are encoded in one genomic region:
- a CDS encoding efflux RND transporter periplasmic adaptor subunit: protein MFLAHRAAAAIVSAVLALGGATSPVLAESKPDGKPAVIVMDDERIKLAEIELRDAGPAPIGRRLMVPGTIVPDAGRIAHVSVKLSGTVAELRKNIGDDVVKDELLAVLESREVADAKSEYLAARLSNELQQDLAARDKSLSEGRAVPEQQYVKSRNAAAQSQMRLGIARQKLMALGVTEAEITSLPEAAAGTLRSQNIRAPISGRIAERKVEQGTAVGRDNLETELFVIVDLSQVWVELAVASTDLPLVREGQPVDVTVRGVPETGAGRIVFVSPLLDKETRAARVVASLPNPDGRWRPGSFVTAGITIERRDVAVTVPFAAIQTIEGGKVVFVRIKEGFEKRNVAVGRRDGTVVEIVSGLSAGETVAASNTFSLKAELSKPGDED, encoded by the coding sequence ATGTTCTTGGCCCATCGTGCGGCTGCTGCCATCGTGTCGGCCGTCCTCGCGCTCGGCGGCGCAACTTCGCCGGTGTTGGCGGAGTCGAAGCCGGACGGCAAGCCCGCCGTGATCGTCATGGACGACGAGCGCATCAAGCTCGCCGAGATCGAGCTGCGCGATGCAGGTCCCGCGCCGATCGGAAGGCGCCTGATGGTGCCCGGCACCATCGTGCCGGATGCCGGGCGAATTGCCCATGTCTCGGTGAAACTCTCCGGCACGGTCGCCGAGCTGCGCAAGAACATCGGCGACGATGTCGTCAAGGACGAGCTTCTGGCCGTTCTGGAAAGCCGCGAAGTTGCCGATGCCAAGAGCGAATATCTCGCAGCACGGCTTTCCAACGAACTGCAACAGGACCTTGCAGCACGCGACAAGTCACTGTCGGAAGGCCGTGCGGTGCCCGAGCAGCAATACGTCAAGTCGCGCAACGCAGCAGCGCAGAGCCAGATGCGGCTCGGCATCGCGCGCCAGAAGCTCATGGCTCTCGGCGTCACCGAGGCCGAGATCACAAGCCTGCCCGAGGCGGCGGCCGGCACGTTGCGAAGCCAGAACATCCGCGCGCCGATTTCCGGACGCATTGCCGAACGAAAGGTCGAACAGGGAACCGCGGTCGGGCGGGACAATCTCGAGACCGAACTCTTCGTCATCGTCGACCTGAGCCAGGTGTGGGTCGAGCTGGCCGTCGCATCGACGGATCTGCCGCTGGTCAGGGAAGGCCAGCCGGTCGATGTCACCGTCCGGGGCGTCCCCGAGACAGGCGCCGGCAGAATCGTGTTCGTCAGCCCCCTGCTCGACAAGGAGACTCGGGCCGCCCGCGTGGTGGCCTCGTTGCCCAATCCGGACGGGCGTTGGCGGCCCGGATCATTCGTGACCGCGGGCATTACCATCGAACGCCGCGACGTCGCCGTCACCGTCCCGTTCGCCGCGATCCAGACCATCGAGGGCGGCAAGGTCGTGTTCGTCCGGATCAAGGAAGGGTTCGAAAAGCGCAACGTCGCCGTCGGACGACGCGACGGCACGGTGGTCGAGATCGTCTCGGGACTTTCCGCCGGCGAGACGGTCGCCGCCTCGAACACCTTCTCGCTCAAGGCCGAGCTGTCGAAACCCGGCGACGAGGACTGA
- a CDS encoding metal-sensing transcriptional repressor — MAQHIHESHPEIVKRLKRAEGHLRRVIGMFDDGRSCLDLAQQLHAVEKAISEAKKALIHDHVDHCLDAAANGGAGKASKNVLAEFKAISRYL, encoded by the coding sequence ATGGCACAGCACATCCACGAGAGTCATCCGGAGATCGTCAAGAGGCTGAAGCGCGCCGAAGGGCATTTGCGCCGGGTCATCGGCATGTTCGACGACGGACGGTCCTGCCTGGATCTCGCCCAGCAGCTGCACGCGGTCGAGAAGGCGATTTCCGAGGCCAAGAAAGCGCTGATCCACGATCATGTCGACCACTGCCTGGACGCGGCCGCCAACGGCGGCGCCGGCAAGGCAAGCAAGAACGTTCTCGCCGAGTTCAAGGCGATCTCGCGATACCTTTAG
- a CDS encoding DUF1259 domain-containing protein, translating into MRRTISALIGASACLIASAHAQELDWKKVDETLGRKPAVADDVHRYGFPRTDLSVTLDGVTIKPSLALGGWVAFKPVHGGAMVMGDLVLLETEINPVMARMIANGLEITAVHNHLLRASPATFYMHVAGHGDPVKLASAIHDALAESKTPLTAAAPANPALAIDLDTSKLDQIIGVKGQANGGVYQFNVKRRDPITEGGMPLTPVGAMGVATAVNFQPTGEGKAAITGDFVLTSDEVNPVIVALRTHGIEVTALHSHMLDEQPRLFFMHFWANDDAVKLAEGLRTALDKTASLKN; encoded by the coding sequence ATGCGAAGGACGATTTCGGCGCTGATCGGCGCCAGTGCCTGCCTCATCGCGAGCGCCCACGCGCAGGAACTGGACTGGAAGAAGGTGGACGAGACACTGGGCCGCAAGCCCGCCGTTGCGGATGATGTCCACCGCTACGGCTTTCCCCGCACCGATCTCTCCGTGACCCTGGACGGGGTGACGATCAAGCCGTCGCTGGCGCTCGGCGGCTGGGTCGCGTTCAAGCCTGTGCATGGCGGTGCCATGGTAATGGGCGACCTCGTGCTCCTCGAGACCGAGATCAATCCCGTCATGGCCAGGATGATCGCGAACGGGCTCGAGATCACCGCCGTGCACAATCATCTGCTGCGCGCGAGCCCGGCCACGTTCTACATGCACGTCGCCGGGCATGGTGATCCCGTCAAGCTGGCCTCGGCGATTCATGATGCGCTCGCCGAAAGCAAAACCCCGCTGACCGCCGCGGCACCGGCGAATCCGGCGCTGGCGATCGACCTCGATACGTCGAAGCTCGATCAGATCATCGGCGTCAAGGGGCAGGCCAATGGCGGCGTCTACCAGTTCAACGTCAAGCGGCGGGATCCGATCACCGAAGGCGGCATGCCGCTGACGCCGGTCGGTGCGATGGGCGTTGCGACCGCCGTCAATTTCCAGCCGACCGGGGAAGGCAAGGCCGCCATCACCGGCGATTTCGTGCTGACCAGCGATGAAGTGAATCCGGTCATCGTGGCGCTGCGGACGCACGGCATCGAGGTGACGGCGCTGCACAGCCATATGCTCGACGAACAGCCGCGGCTCTTCTTCATGCACTTCTGGGCTAATGACGATGCGGTCAAGCTCGCTGAGGGCTTGCGGACTGCGCTCGACAAGACCGCGAGTTTGAAGAACTAG
- a CDS encoding GlcG/HbpS family heme-binding protein — protein MLIASISPMRAEEALVTYKSLGPELALDLARAALDSCRSRGYQVAVAVVDRFGVTQVMLRDRFAGPHTPLTASGKAWTAVSFKTSTTDLNAISQPGMMQAGIRNLPGAVIIGGGLIVEAGGSLVGAVGVSGAPSGDADESCAKAGIDAVRDKLEF, from the coding sequence ATGCTGATCGCGTCCATCAGTCCAATGCGGGCGGAAGAAGCCCTCGTCACCTACAAATCGCTTGGCCCGGAACTGGCGCTTGATCTTGCGCGCGCCGCGTTGGACAGCTGTCGAAGCCGTGGATATCAGGTCGCCGTCGCTGTCGTCGACCGCTTCGGCGTCACGCAAGTGATGCTGCGCGACCGCTTTGCGGGGCCCCACACGCCATTGACGGCATCCGGCAAAGCGTGGACCGCCGTGTCGTTCAAGACCAGTACGACCGATCTGAATGCGATTAGCCAGCCCGGCATGATGCAGGCCGGCATTCGCAATCTTCCTGGAGCAGTCATCATAGGAGGAGGACTGATTGTCGAAGCAGGCGGCTCTCTGGTTGGAGCGGTCGGCGTATCCGGCGCGCCCAGCGGCGACGCGGACGAATCGTGCGCCAAAGCCGGGATCGATGCCGTCCGCGACAAGCTGGAGTTCTGA
- a CDS encoding DUF1127 domain-containing protein — MSCDSTTVSTDTSRSTFDPSPNLGWFWRLPLALLDAITRRREYDELLELDDRLLADVGLSRPIVAQARRSSFADWAMLVDCSISLDQARRTSPWESGASARLRR, encoded by the coding sequence ATGTCTTGCGACAGCACTACTGTCTCAACCGATACATCCCGCTCAACCTTCGACCCCTCTCCAAATCTTGGATGGTTCTGGAGATTGCCGCTCGCGCTCTTGGACGCAATAACGCGGCGCCGTGAATATGACGAGCTTCTCGAACTCGATGACCGGCTGCTCGCGGACGTTGGTCTATCGAGACCAATCGTTGCCCAAGCTCGAAGGTCTTCCTTCGCCGACTGGGCAATGCTGGTCGATTGTTCAATTTCCCTGGACCAAGCACGTCGCACCTCGCCTTGGGAGAGCGGCGCGTCTGCTCGTCTCCGCAGATAA
- a CDS encoding family 16 glycoside hydrolase, whose amino-acid sequence MLTFLQHDPSTPVDIQDTDFTRDLLGRYVCSTFDEVMNNGGRPFDVVGIGAGMFGAYAANKIYRRGADQNLRVLLLDAGGYLAPTHVQNMPHLGLNAPDTVLVTRNDQDRGARNGVWGIPWHSNEPFTGLAYCPGGRSLFWGGWAPRLMPADLATWPKDVRAFLMAAYADVEREIGVQDKVDYLSGPLNAALNAQLQAVASGTSAIIPDVTLDVVEEAPIAVQASSPGPGLFSFDKFSSGPMLLESIRDDIARRWTLNDNSRRRFFLVPRCHVIRLRNSGGRVTGIDLTYNGQFRSLSAPSNLSPDCQIVVAAGTIESTRLAIESFPVTRGAYGMGANFMAHLRTNLTVRVKRSALGLAVATTLEQGGAIVRGEITNPDGSKRRYHVQVLASAEKGQNPEATMWTMVPDVDLLRNLLSNEDPDWVAIVFRGLGEMDGDRTAGPGGATSFINLTNAADPLQNDGMSARAWVNFTPTPHDYAAWAKLAAAAVKLAERLGKTAGDVEYLYNGGWQSAPPPDPFAATKDQLGNTHHEAGTLWMGDDPTTSITDPTGRFHHVSNAYVAGPALFPTVGSANPSLTGLALARLTSAAVVSALTPAPSARSKPLYAGSLADWQMSGGGSFLQVYDILESVGGPGLLWYTRESFSDFVLELEWQYANRTDNSGVFIRVPNLNSSNQNDWAAAIDQGYEIQIDPRGYNSEKNKENDPLRSTGAIYNISAPTRTDVAKGPWQWNTFVIEAVGSRIKVTLNDVVVNDFIDPKPRSLRGHIALQNHHDGSKVQFRNIRIKAVLPGVTELPVARVA is encoded by the coding sequence ATGCTGACCTTTCTTCAACACGACCCTTCCACCCCCGTCGATATCCAGGATACGGATTTCACGCGCGATCTGCTCGGCCGGTATGTGTGCAGTACATTCGACGAAGTGATGAACAACGGCGGGAGGCCATTCGATGTCGTGGGGATCGGCGCCGGCATGTTCGGCGCTTATGCGGCGAACAAGATCTATCGCAGAGGTGCCGACCAGAACCTCCGGGTGCTCCTGCTCGACGCGGGAGGCTATCTTGCTCCGACGCATGTGCAGAACATGCCGCATCTGGGCCTGAATGCGCCGGATACCGTGTTGGTGACCCGCAATGATCAAGATCGGGGTGCGCGCAACGGCGTCTGGGGCATTCCTTGGCACAGCAACGAGCCGTTCACCGGCCTCGCTTACTGCCCCGGAGGACGCTCTCTATTCTGGGGCGGCTGGGCGCCGCGGCTCATGCCGGCCGACCTCGCGACGTGGCCCAAAGACGTGCGCGCTTTTCTGATGGCGGCCTATGCTGACGTGGAGCGCGAGATCGGCGTGCAGGACAAAGTGGACTATCTATCGGGTCCGCTCAACGCGGCGCTCAATGCGCAGTTGCAGGCCGTAGCGTCAGGCACGAGTGCGATCATTCCTGACGTCACGCTGGACGTTGTCGAAGAAGCACCGATCGCGGTGCAGGCGAGCTCCCCGGGCCCCGGGCTCTTTTCGTTCGACAAGTTCAGCAGCGGACCCATGCTCCTCGAAAGTATTCGGGACGATATCGCCAGGCGCTGGACCTTGAACGATAACTCGCGGCGGCGCTTCTTCCTCGTTCCACGGTGTCACGTGATCCGGCTGCGCAATAGCGGAGGCAGGGTCACCGGGATCGATCTCACCTACAATGGCCAATTTCGATCGCTTTCCGCTCCGTCCAACCTCAGTCCCGATTGCCAGATCGTGGTCGCGGCGGGAACGATTGAATCGACACGACTGGCCATCGAGTCGTTTCCGGTGACGCGTGGCGCGTACGGCATGGGCGCCAATTTCATGGCGCATCTGCGCACCAATCTCACAGTGCGCGTTAAACGCAGCGCGCTCGGGCTTGCCGTAGCGACAACCCTTGAGCAGGGCGGCGCGATCGTGCGTGGTGAGATCACGAATCCGGACGGAAGCAAACGGCGCTATCATGTACAGGTCCTGGCATCGGCCGAGAAGGGGCAGAATCCGGAAGCGACGATGTGGACGATGGTGCCCGACGTCGACCTCTTGCGAAACCTGCTTTCCAACGAGGACCCGGACTGGGTGGCCATCGTCTTCCGCGGCCTTGGCGAGATGGACGGCGATAGGACGGCCGGCCCCGGCGGCGCCACGAGTTTCATCAATCTTACCAATGCGGCCGATCCGCTTCAAAATGATGGCATGAGCGCGCGTGCATGGGTTAATTTCACGCCGACGCCGCATGACTATGCGGCTTGGGCCAAACTCGCCGCCGCAGCTGTCAAGTTGGCCGAACGCCTCGGCAAGACCGCCGGTGATGTCGAGTACCTCTACAATGGCGGCTGGCAAAGCGCTCCGCCACCCGACCCGTTTGCTGCCACCAAGGACCAACTCGGCAACACTCATCATGAAGCGGGCACGCTGTGGATGGGCGACGATCCAACCACGTCGATTACAGATCCCACCGGGCGATTTCATCATGTCTCGAATGCCTACGTTGCGGGCCCTGCCTTGTTCCCCACGGTCGGCTCAGCGAACCCGTCATTGACGGGCCTTGCGCTCGCGCGTCTGACGAGCGCGGCGGTCGTTTCGGCATTGACGCCGGCGCCTTCGGCACGTTCCAAGCCACTATACGCCGGGAGTCTGGCGGATTGGCAGATGTCGGGAGGCGGAAGCTTCCTGCAGGTGTACGACATTCTCGAGTCTGTCGGGGGGCCCGGCTTGCTGTGGTATACGCGCGAGAGCTTCTCCGACTTCGTGCTCGAGCTCGAATGGCAATACGCGAATCGCACCGACAATTCCGGTGTATTCATCCGCGTGCCCAACTTGAACAGCTCGAATCAAAACGATTGGGCCGCCGCAATCGATCAGGGCTACGAAATCCAGATCGACCCGCGTGGGTACAACTCCGAAAAAAACAAGGAGAACGATCCTTTGCGCAGCACCGGCGCGATCTACAACATCAGTGCGCCGACCCGCACCGATGTTGCGAAAGGCCCATGGCAGTGGAATACGTTCGTCATCGAGGCGGTCGGCAGCCGCATCAAGGTGACGCTGAACGATGTCGTCGTGAACGATTTTATTGATCCAAAACCCAGATCACTGCGGGGTCATATCGCGCTGCAAAACCATCACGATGGTTCGAAGGTGCAATTCCGCAACATTCGCATCAAAGCGGTGTTGCCGGGGGTCACCGAGTTGCCTGTCGCGAGGGTGGCTTGA
- a CDS encoding GFA family protein — MSTITGGCHCGAIRYEVEGEAIVHALCHCRDCRLHAGAPVVGWTMYAESAVKVTRGKPKVYRSSEHVRRYFCGNCGTGLFYDNADLMRGLIDVQSATFDDPEAVPPTMQVQVAERLRWMEHAHQLPTFERFPPQPSGET, encoded by the coding sequence ATGAGCACCATCACCGGCGGCTGTCACTGCGGCGCAATCCGCTACGAGGTCGAGGGCGAGGCGATCGTGCACGCGCTGTGCCACTGCCGCGATTGCCGACTCCATGCCGGGGCGCCGGTGGTGGGCTGGACGATGTACGCGGAGAGTGCCGTCAAGGTGACCAGGGGCAAACCGAAGGTGTACCGTTCCTCGGAACATGTCCGGCGGTATTTTTGCGGCAACTGCGGAACCGGCCTGTTCTACGACAATGCCGACCTTATGCGCGGGCTCATCGACGTTCAGAGCGCGACCTTTGACGATCCCGAGGCCGTGCCGCCGACGATGCAGGTCCAGGTCGCCGAGCGCCTGCGCTGGATGGAGCATGCGCACCAGTTGCCGACGTTCGAGCGCTTCCCGCCGCAGCCTAGCGGCGAGACGTGA
- a CDS encoding ArsR/SmtB family transcription factor, translating into MKIDDAAQRLEALGNRTRLQIYRALVRAGHSGMPVGRLQEKLKIPASTLSHHIKTLVAVGLVSQVRESTTLICHANFDAMRGLVDFLAAECCADEAGCKGAQTAA; encoded by the coding sequence ATGAAGATCGACGACGCAGCTCAACGTCTGGAGGCCCTGGGTAACCGGACGCGGCTCCAAATCTACCGCGCCCTGGTCCGGGCAGGACATTCGGGCATGCCCGTCGGTCGGCTGCAGGAGAAGCTGAAAATTCCGGCGTCCACGCTCTCGCATCACATCAAGACCCTGGTCGCTGTTGGGCTCGTCAGTCAGGTCAGGGAATCGACGACGTTGATCTGCCACGCGAACTTCGACGCGATGCGGGGCCTGGTCGACTTCCTGGCAGCGGAATGCTGCGCCGACGAAGCCGGCTGCAAGGGCGCGCAAACGGCCGCGTGA
- a CDS encoding NAD(P)-binding domain-containing protein has protein sequence MNSKTVAIIGAGPVGLAAAAHVLERGMSPIVLEAGPEAAHAVRQWQHVQLFSPWEYNVDKAAARLLAPTGWNSPEPHAYPTGGELIERYLAPLATRTLLREMIRTSSRVTAISRAGFDKAKTKGRERAPFEIRYQNGKGPEVLRADAVIDISGTWFSPNPAGSNGLPAIGEREQAKRIAYGMPDVRGTERARYAGKTVAVLGAGHSALGTLIDVVQLAGEAPGTQAIWLLRGTDPAKAFGGGSNDKLAARGQLGSTFAALVAAGKIKVETGFGVTHLSDSEGRLRISAGSCCGAQSVVAGELIVSTGFRPDLSFLSELRLRLDPAIEAPVALAPLIDPNEHSCGTVRPHGARELAHDEPGFYLAGMKSYGRAPTFLMMTGYEQVRSIAADIAGDKKAAARVELVLPETGVCTRAGVEAAGAGCCGGPAKDESLPSRAADETVKTAGRAGCGCS, from the coding sequence ATGAACAGCAAGACGGTCGCCATCATCGGAGCCGGGCCGGTTGGCCTCGCTGCAGCTGCTCACGTGCTCGAACGCGGCATGTCTCCCATCGTGCTCGAAGCCGGGCCCGAAGCCGCCCATGCGGTGCGTCAATGGCAGCATGTCCAGCTGTTCTCGCCGTGGGAGTACAATGTCGACAAGGCGGCGGCCAGGCTGCTCGCGCCGACGGGGTGGAATTCGCCGGAGCCTCACGCCTATCCGACCGGCGGCGAGCTGATCGAGCGATATCTCGCCCCGCTCGCAACACGCACGCTGCTGCGCGAGATGATCCGGACCTCGAGCCGGGTCACGGCGATCAGCCGCGCCGGCTTCGACAAGGCGAAAACGAAGGGCAGAGAGCGGGCGCCGTTCGAAATCCGGTATCAGAACGGCAAGGGGCCCGAGGTGCTGCGCGCCGATGCCGTCATCGACATCTCAGGCACGTGGTTCTCTCCCAATCCGGCCGGCAGCAACGGTTTGCCTGCGATCGGCGAACGCGAGCAGGCCAAGCGCATCGCCTATGGCATGCCGGATGTGCGGGGCACTGAGCGTGCCAGATACGCCGGCAAGACCGTTGCCGTGCTCGGTGCCGGCCATTCTGCCTTGGGCACGCTCATCGATGTCGTGCAGCTCGCGGGCGAGGCGCCAGGCACGCAGGCGATCTGGCTGTTGCGCGGCACCGATCCCGCAAAGGCGTTCGGTGGCGGCAGCAATGACAAGCTGGCGGCGCGCGGCCAGCTGGGCTCCACCTTCGCCGCGCTCGTGGCCGCCGGCAAGATCAAGGTCGAGACCGGATTCGGTGTTACGCATCTCTCGGACTCCGAAGGCCGCCTCAGGATTTCGGCAGGCAGCTGTTGTGGCGCGCAGAGTGTGGTGGCGGGCGAACTGATCGTCTCGACCGGGTTCCGTCCCGATCTGTCATTCCTGTCCGAGCTGCGGCTGCGGCTCGATCCGGCGATCGAGGCCCCGGTCGCGCTCGCGCCGCTGATCGATCCCAACGAGCATAGCTGCGGCACGGTCCGGCCTCACGGCGCGCGTGAGCTCGCGCATGACGAGCCGGGTTTCTATCTCGCCGGCATGAAGTCCTACGGTCGTGCGCCGACCTTCCTGATGATGACCGGATACGAACAGGTCCGCTCGATCGCGGCCGACATCGCCGGCGACAAGAAGGCTGCTGCACGGGTCGAACTCGTGCTGCCGGAGACCGGCGTCTGCACGCGCGCCGGTGTCGAGGCGGCGGGTGCGGGATGCTGCGGCGGTCCGGCAAAGGATGAATCCTTGCCCTCCCGCGCCGCCGATGAAACCGTCAAGACCGCAGGTCGTGCGGGGTGCGGCTGCTCATGA
- a CDS encoding MFS transporter — MTQVPAGRVAGPLAIVFALGTAQTIAWASSYYPPAILAAPIARDLGLAPTYVFGALSGALIISGLLGPRVGHAIDTFGGRGLLAVSNLVFVAGLLLLSVAHGIAVLIAAWVLLGIGMGMGLYEAAFATLARIYGSNARRTITGITLIAGFASTLGWPLTTWLAAEYDWRVACQAWAAIHICLALPLNLSLPRAVPWDQQPRPDPGASQRSGRQSETFAMVLLAYMFAAASFVSSGVSAILPTMLVAFGATPAQALLAGALVGPAQVGARLLEAGWLGRFHPLLSARLALLMNPIGVVALVAGGPVLASTFTVLYGAGNGIITIARGTLPLALFGPAGFGRRVGMIALPSRATGALAPLALGVMVEQFGSSALWISALASISAFLALLLLRADQTR, encoded by the coding sequence ATGACGCAGGTCCCAGCGGGCCGGGTAGCAGGTCCGCTCGCAATTGTCTTTGCACTCGGAACCGCGCAGACCATTGCGTGGGCGTCGAGCTATTATCCCCCCGCCATTCTGGCGGCGCCGATTGCGCGCGATCTCGGTCTTGCGCCGACCTACGTGTTCGGCGCGCTCTCGGGAGCGCTCATCATTTCCGGCCTGCTCGGGCCGCGCGTGGGGCATGCCATCGATACGTTCGGAGGGCGCGGCCTGCTTGCCGTCTCGAACCTCGTCTTCGTGGCGGGCTTGCTCCTCCTGTCGGTAGCTCATGGCATTGCGGTGCTGATTGCAGCCTGGGTGTTGCTCGGGATCGGCATGGGCATGGGCCTCTATGAAGCAGCCTTCGCGACGCTTGCGCGCATCTATGGCAGCAACGCGCGACGTACCATCACCGGCATCACCTTGATCGCAGGTTTTGCCAGCACGCTCGGCTGGCCTCTCACGACGTGGCTGGCCGCCGAATATGACTGGCGCGTCGCCTGCCAGGCATGGGCGGCGATCCATATCTGTCTGGCGCTGCCGCTCAATCTGTCGCTGCCGCGCGCCGTTCCATGGGACCAGCAGCCTCGGCCGGATCCGGGCGCGAGCCAGAGATCTGGCCGGCAAAGCGAGACGTTCGCGATGGTGCTGCTGGCTTACATGTTTGCGGCAGCGAGTTTTGTCAGCTCGGGTGTCTCGGCCATTCTACCGACCATGCTGGTGGCGTTCGGCGCGACGCCAGCGCAGGCCCTGCTCGCAGGTGCACTGGTTGGGCCTGCACAGGTCGGTGCCCGCCTTTTGGAAGCAGGGTGGCTCGGCCGGTTTCATCCGCTGTTGTCGGCGCGGCTCGCCCTGCTGATGAACCCGATCGGCGTGGTTGCTTTGGTCGCGGGCGGCCCCGTGCTCGCATCGACTTTCACGGTGCTGTATGGAGCAGGCAACGGCATCATCACCATTGCCCGCGGCACGCTTCCTTTGGCGCTGTTCGGGCCCGCGGGCTTCGGCAGACGCGTTGGCATGATCGCGCTGCCGTCGCGGGCTACGGGCGCGCTTGCGCCACTTGCACTTGGGGTGATGGTGGAGCAGTTCGGCAGCAGCGCGCTATGGATCAGCGCGCTGGCCTCGATCTCCGCTTTCCTTGCGCTTTTATTGCTGCGTGCAGACCAGACAAGATAG
- a CDS encoding MFS transporter gives MCVGQLGNLLPHVTLSANLAQHLMPAWGLSAAEGGLMASGYAFGYMLAVPVLTTLTDRIDARIVLLCGSVISGLATIAFGIFAQGFWSGTIIWSLAGLGFAGAYMPGLKALTDRLPAGDASRAVTLYTSSFSVGVGLSFLVAQVLADRWGWRTAFDVTGAGPIAMVIACLLIEGRRPAPKTGRLLNFSPVFANREALGYILGYGAHCFELYGIRTWLVGFWTFVVAHQDAPSWLSPVVLSFCFAVISMPASILGNEAALKFGRHRAITVVMVASACVALVIGLNATAPAWVLALLLMLYGLTVPADSGALTAGMSAAAVSEHRGATLALHSTVGFGLSAAGAWGTGVALDMAGGPQSASGWLLVFTVLAAGIALGPLALLWARMKSRDGFGS, from the coding sequence ATGTGCGTCGGCCAGCTCGGCAATCTGCTGCCGCACGTGACGCTGTCCGCGAATTTGGCGCAGCATCTGATGCCGGCGTGGGGGCTGTCCGCAGCCGAAGGCGGGCTGATGGCGAGCGGCTATGCGTTCGGCTACATGCTCGCCGTCCCCGTGCTGACGACGCTGACCGATCGCATTGACGCACGGATCGTGCTGCTGTGCGGCTCCGTGATCAGTGGTCTGGCGACCATAGCTTTCGGCATCTTTGCCCAAGGGTTCTGGTCGGGCACCATCATCTGGTCGCTCGCCGGATTGGGCTTTGCCGGCGCCTACATGCCGGGCCTGAAGGCGCTGACGGACCGCTTGCCGGCCGGCGACGCCTCGCGCGCGGTGACGCTGTACACCTCCAGCTTCTCGGTCGGCGTCGGCCTGTCCTTCCTGGTCGCGCAAGTGCTTGCTGATCGCTGGGGATGGCGGACCGCCTTCGACGTCACCGGCGCCGGCCCCATCGCGATGGTGATCGCATGTCTTCTGATCGAGGGCCGCCGACCTGCTCCGAAGACGGGGCGGCTGTTGAACTTTTCACCCGTCTTCGCCAATCGCGAGGCGCTCGGCTACATCCTCGGCTACGGCGCGCATTGCTTCGAGCTCTATGGCATTCGCACCTGGCTGGTCGGGTTCTGGACGTTTGTCGTGGCGCATCAAGATGCGCCGTCGTGGCTGAGCCCCGTCGTGCTGAGCTTCTGCTTCGCGGTGATCTCGATGCCCGCCAGCATCCTCGGCAACGAGGCCGCTCTCAAATTTGGACGGCATCGCGCCATCACGGTCGTGATGGTCGCATCGGCCTGCGTCGCGCTGGTGATTGGCCTCAACGCGACGGCTCCGGCATGGGTGCTCGCGCTGCTGCTGATGCTGTACGGTCTGACCGTGCCGGCGGATTCAGGTGCGCTGACCGCAGGCATGTCGGCTGCGGCCGTCTCCGAGCATCGCGGTGCGACGCTGGCCCTGCACTCTACGGTTGGCTTCGGCTTGTCGGCCGCCGGTGCGTGGGGAACCGGCGTCGCGCTCGACATGGCCGGCGGCCCGCAGAGCGCGAGCGGCTGGCTGCTGGTGTTCACCGTGCTGGCGGCCGGAATCGCGCTGGGACCGCTGGCGCTGCTGTGGGCGCGGATGAAGTCGCGAGACGGCTTCGGGTCTTGA